One Glycine max cultivar Williams 82 chromosome 3, Glycine_max_v4.0, whole genome shotgun sequence DNA window includes the following coding sequences:
- the LOC100779340 gene encoding nucleolin, whose product MPPKTAKRGSASSASKRGGRGGRGTPKAAQNQQQHETAEETVKVEEKQQPVVVVAAEEEQQKVVVEKEIPAVEENESAVVIEDKAIDMNQMAPEAVEETSHAASGLSLVKNDEEEVKESIDEYEKDERLDLEDNDPEYEPEEYGGVDYDEKEIEQDEGHEVGNEVEEEEAEDNVGEEEGDTGEEEVEDVHDELEGEEEHEHAGEEREHPDFADVEEEEHREVVKERQKRKEFEVFVGGLDKDATESDLRKAFGEVGVVTEVRLMMNPQTKKNKGFAFLRFETVEQAKRAVAELKNPVINGKQCGVTPSQDSDTLYLGNICKTWTKEALKEKLKHYGVTNVEDLTLVEDTNDEGKNRGFAFLEFPSRSEAMDAFKRLQRRDVVFGVDKPAKVSFADSFIDPGDEIMAQVKTVFIDALPPSWDEDYVRDLLRKYGEIEKIELARNMPAARRKDYGFVTFGSHDAAVKCADSITGTELGEGDKKAKVRARLSRPLQRGRGKHISRGDYRSSRGSGMMTRPSWSRPAPRSFPSRSVRGVGSRAPPVRPVSVRDRRPMMSIPARSRPVPPPSRSYDRRPVAPAYPKSSMKRDYGRREDIPPPRSRVAVDYGSRVASERRTSYRDYPARGPGYTELPRSTSRAAPRRGYVDDGYGQRFERAPPPPPPPHLSYREGRPRDYDALSGSKRSYAAIDDVPPRYADTGARQSRARLDYDYGGSASQYGDAYGDRLGRSSMGYGGGSRSSISSQDSHGLYSSRQGMSYGGGSFGSGDVGGMYSSSYGGDYISRGSDVGGSSYSSMYSGRGVGGGSSYMGGGGSGSYY is encoded by the exons ATGCCTCCGAAGACGGCGAAGCGAGGGTCCGCGTCGAGCGCCTCGAAGAGGGGTGGCAGAGGTGGCAGGGGAACCCCGAAGGCTGCACAGAACCAACAGCAGCATGAAACTGCGGAGGAGACAGTGAAGGTTGAAGAGAAACAACAACCCgtggttgttgttgctgctgagGAGGAACAGCAGAAGGTGGTGGTGGAAAAAGAGATTCCTGCTGTTGAAGAGAACGAGTCCGCTGTGGTTATTGAGGATAAGGCTATTGACATGAATCAAATGGCTCCGGAGGCTGTGGAAGAAACGTCCCATGCGGCTAGTGGGTTGAGCTTGGTGAAAA ATGATGAAGAGGAGGTTAAGGAGTCCATAGATGAATATGAGAAAGATGAACGCTTAGATTTGGAGGATAATGATCCTGAGTATGAACCTGAGGAGTATGGTGGAGTTGATTATGATGAGAAGGAAATTGAACAAGATGAGGGTCATGAGGTAGGAAATGAAGTAGAGGAAGAAGAGGCTGAAGATAATGTAGGTGAAGAAGAGGGTGATACAGGTGAGGAAGAAGTCGAAGATGTTCATGACGAACTTGAGGGTGAAGAGGAGCATGAGCATGCTGGTGAGGAGCGTGAGCATCCAGACTTTGCTGACGTTGAGGAAGAGGAACACCGAGAAGTCGTGAAGGAGAGGCAAAAGCGGAAAGAATTTGAAGTTTTTGTTGGGGGCTTGGACAAGGATGCTACTGAGAGTGATCTGAGGAAGGCTTTTGGTGAAGTTGGGGTGGTTACAGAGGTCAGGTTGATGATGAACCCTCAAACTAAAAAGAACAAGGGATTTGCATTCTTGCGTTTTGAAACTGTGGAACAAGCAAAACGAGCTGTAGCAGAGCTCAAAAATCcagtg ATTAATGGCAAACAATGTGGTGTGACTCCTAGTCAGGACAGTGATACCCTCTATTTGGGAAACATATGCAAGACATGGACAAAGGAAGCT TTAAAAGAGAAGTTGAAGCATTATGGAGTCACCAATGTTGAGGATTTAACTTTGGTAGAAGATACTAATGATGAAGGAAAGAACCGTGGATTTGCGTTTTTGGAATTTCCTTCTCGTTCTGAAGCTATGGATGCCTTTAAGCGACTGCAGAGGAGGGATGTTGTATTTGGAGTTGATAAGCCTGCAAAAGTTTCTTTTGCAGATTCCTTTATTGATCCGGGTGATGAAATTATGGCGCAG GTTAAAACTGTGTTTATTGATGCATTGCCTCCTTCATGGGATGAAGATTATGTCCGGGATCTTCTCAGGAAATATGGTGAGATTGAAAAGATTGAGCTTGCCAGGAACATGCCAGCTGCTCGGAGGAAGGACTACGGGTTTGTGACATTTGGCTCACATGATGCTGCCGTAAAATGTGCTGATAGTATTACAGGCACAGAGTTGGGTGAGGGAGACAAGAAG GCAAAAGTTAGAGCAAGGTTGTCTAGACCACTCCAGAGAGGCCGCGGAAAACACATTAGTCGTGGGGACTATCGTTCTAGTCGGGGATCTGGAATGATGACGCGGCCTTCATGGAGCCGACCTGCACCTCGTTCTTTTCCTTCTCGTAGTGTAAGAGGAGTTGGAAGTCGTGCTCCACCTGTCAGACCAGTTAGTGTGAGAGATAGACGCCCTATGATGTCCATACCTGCAAGAAGTAGGCCAGTGCCTCCTCCATCTAGATCTTATGATAGGAGACCAGTTG CTCCTGCATATCCAAAAAGTAGCATGAAGAGAGATTATGGTCGGCGTGAGGATATACCACCTCCAAGAAGTAGAGTTGCTGTAGATTATGGCTCAAGGGTTGCTTCTGAAAGACGAACATCTTACAGGGATTATCCTGCTCGTGGTCCTGGCTACACCGAGCTCCCTAGAAGCACATCTCGTGCTGCACCAAGGAGAGGCTATGTGGATGATGGGTATGGCCAGAGATTTGAGAgggctcctcctcctcctcctcctccccaTCTAAGTTACCGTGAAGGACGTCCCCGAGATTATGATGCTCTGTCTGGCTCAAAACGTTCTTATGCTGCTATA GATGATGTTCCTCCACGATATGCTGATACTGGTGCTCGCCAATCAAGAGCTCGACTGGACTATGACTATGGCGGTAGTGCTTCACAGTATGGAGATGCTTATGGTGATAG ACTTGGAAGATCTAGTATGGGATATGGTGGTGGCAGCAGAAGTTCTATTTCCAGTCAAGATTCACATGGGTTGTATAGCAGTCGGCAGGGCATGAGTTATGGAGGAG GTTCTTTTGGTAGTGGTGATGTTGGTGGCATGTATTCATCAAGTTATGGTGGTGATTACATTTCTCGTGGAAGTGAT GTTGGTGGCAGCTCATATTCATCAATGTATTCTGGAAGGGGTGTGGGTGGTGGTAGCAGTTATATGGGTGGTGGCGGATCAGGATCTTATTATTGA
- the LOC100305689 gene encoding cyclin box fold protein binding domain-containing protein, giving the protein MSIAEEESPSVMPKVITFLCSLLERVAESNDHNQHLQQHQKISVFHGLTRPNISIQCYLERIFKYANCSPSCFVVAYVYLDRFTQRQPSLPINSFNVHRLLITSVMVAAKFMDDMFYNNAHYAKVGGITKVEMNFLELDFLFGLGFHLNVTPGTFQAYCVHLQREMLLIQPLNFSDSTLNLGQSLKAHLCFNEDECSHQKQKQQQQLAV; this is encoded by the exons ATGTCCATAGCAGAGGAGGAGAGTCCAAGTGTGATGCCAAAAGTGATCACTTTCCTCTGCTCTCTTCTTGAGAGGGTGGCTGAGTCAAATGATCACAACCAACACCTCCAACAGCACCAGAAGATCTCAGTGTTCCATGGCCTGACAAGGCCAAACATCTCAATTCAGTGCTATCTTGAGAGAATCTTCAAGTACGCGAATTGCAGCCCTTCATGCTTCGTCGTCGCCTACGTCTACCTCGATCGATTCACTCAGAGACAACCCTCTTTGCCCATCAACTCCTTCAACGTGCACCGTTTActgatcactagtgtcatggTAGCTGCCAAGTTCATGGATGACAT GTTCTACAACAATGCTCACTATGCCAAAGTTGGAGGAATCACCAAAGTAGAGATGAATTTTCTTGAGTTGGATTTCCTCTTTGGTTTGGGTTTCCATTTAAATGTGACCCCAGGCACCTTCCAAGCCTATTGTGTCCATCTCCAAAGAGAAATGTTGTTGATCCAACCTCTAAATTTTTCAGATTCCACCCTAAATTTAGGACAATCACTAAAGGCTCACTTGTGCTTCAATGAGGATGAATGTTCTCATCAAAAGcagaaacaacaacaacagctaGCTGTTTGA